The proteins below come from a single Halostagnicola larsenii XH-48 genomic window:
- a CDS encoding ABC transporter substrate-binding protein, producing the protein MTRIQPTATRRRILAAGAGASTAMVAGCIGGNGGAEEGQLLYTQEVTPEGDFDPIVSNDAYSVQIINLVYDGLYEYDFEFELQPKLAAGEPEEERDGERYIVELVDDAEFQNGDAVTATDVVHSFTAPIEEETENRPEYDFIDVEGTEAVDEQTVQFDLDHPYGAFTTLTVATYVVNESVRTNDPESYNTDPVGSGPFTFEDWSSDEFVELAGWDDYWGEPQPELETVRFESAEDDAGRVSQILAGDTDAIGTVPPTDWDQIEAEDGIDVYRTESPSYQYVAFNCNEGETTNADVRRGIAHAFSMSEFVDSNLGQSAIPMNSPIPPIVNELGWDFPVDEWESEAPGYDREEAERLLEEGLEEPDDWNPTIIVPPDDVRIALGELIASRLDELGYNAEVQSLDFATLTDTYISGEASDYELYILGWTGGPDPDVYLYNLFHEENAGVTQGHFYEGSDSFHDDILEARETAGQDERRELYVGVIDEIVSEVPVMPAYSEHNTMAAQSYVNGLEPHPNVAYNPQLVSGETNVSIEE; encoded by the coding sequence ATGACACGAATTCAGCCAACCGCCACGCGGCGGCGAATTCTCGCGGCAGGTGCAGGGGCCAGTACGGCGATGGTGGCTGGCTGCATCGGGGGGAACGGGGGTGCCGAGGAGGGACAGCTCCTGTACACGCAGGAGGTGACTCCCGAGGGGGATTTCGACCCCATCGTCTCGAACGACGCCTACAGCGTCCAGATCATCAATCTCGTCTACGACGGATTGTACGAGTACGACTTCGAGTTCGAGCTCCAGCCGAAACTCGCCGCCGGCGAGCCCGAGGAGGAACGCGACGGCGAGCGCTACATCGTCGAACTCGTCGACGACGCCGAGTTCCAGAACGGCGATGCCGTCACCGCCACCGACGTCGTACACTCGTTCACCGCACCGATCGAAGAGGAGACCGAGAATCGGCCGGAGTACGACTTCATCGACGTCGAAGGAACCGAAGCGGTCGACGAACAAACGGTCCAGTTCGACCTCGACCACCCCTACGGGGCGTTTACGACGCTCACCGTGGCGACGTACGTCGTCAACGAGTCTGTCCGGACCAACGATCCCGAAAGCTACAACACCGATCCCGTCGGATCCGGACCGTTTACCTTCGAGGACTGGAGCTCCGACGAGTTCGTCGAACTCGCGGGCTGGGACGACTACTGGGGAGAGCCCCAACCGGAACTCGAGACGGTCAGGTTCGAGTCGGCCGAAGACGACGCGGGGCGGGTCTCTCAGATCCTCGCGGGCGATACCGACGCCATCGGGACCGTCCCGCCGACCGACTGGGATCAGATCGAAGCCGAGGACGGGATCGACGTCTATCGAACCGAGAGCCCCTCCTACCAGTACGTCGCCTTCAACTGCAACGAAGGCGAGACGACGAACGCCGACGTCCGCCGGGGGATCGCCCACGCGTTCTCGATGAGCGAGTTCGTCGATTCGAACCTCGGCCAGAGCGCGATTCCCATGAACTCGCCGATCCCGCCGATCGTCAACGAACTCGGGTGGGACTTCCCGGTCGACGAGTGGGAATCGGAGGCGCCGGGATACGACCGGGAGGAGGCCGAACGGCTCCTCGAGGAGGGGCTCGAGGAACCCGACGACTGGAACCCGACGATCATCGTCCCGCCTGACGACGTACGGATCGCCCTGGGCGAACTGATCGCCTCACGGCTGGACGAACTCGGCTACAACGCCGAGGTCCAGAGCCTCGATTTCGCGACGCTGACGGACACCTACATCTCCGGCGAGGCCAGCGACTACGAACTGTACATCCTCGGCTGGACCGGCGGCCCGGATCCCGACGTCTACCTGTACAACCTCTTTCACGAGGAGAACGCCGGCGTCACGCAGGGGCACTTCTACGAGGGTAGCGACAGCTTTCACGACGACATCCTCGAGGCGCGAGAGACGGCCGGGCAGGACGAGCGCCGCGAGCTCTACGTCGGCGTCATCGACGAAATCGTCTCGGAAGTGCCAGTTATGCCCGCCTACTCCGAGCACAACACGATGGCGGCCCAGAGCTACGTCAACGGACTGGAACCGCACCCGAACGTCGCGTACAACCCACAGCTCGTCTCCGGGGAAACTAATGTCTCAATCGAGGAGTGA
- a CDS encoding DNA polymerase II large subunit codes for MREVDQRYFSRLESQLDEAFDVAETAKERGADPEPEVEIPVAKDMADRVENILGIDGVAERVRELEGQMSREEAALALAEDFAEGNVGDYETKAGKIEGAVRTAVALLTEGVVAAPIEGIDKVELLSNDDGTEFVNVYYAGPIRSAGGTAQALSVLVGDYTRALVGIDQYNARSEEIERYAEEISLYDKETGLQYSPKDPETKFIAKHLPIMLDGEATGDEEVSGFRDLERVDTNSARGGMCLVLAEGIALKAPKIQRYTSQLEEIDWPWLQDLIDGNYYENDDEAAADESKAADDGDDDDEADAEAAAEEDDAPPEETGPVRPAPSKKFLRDLIAGRPVFSHPSAKGGFRLRYGRSRNHGFATGGVHPATMHLVDDFLATGTQIKTERPGKAHGVVPVDSIEGPTVKLANGDVRRIDDPEEALEIRNGVEEILDTGEYLINYGEFVENNHPLAPASYVFEWWIQDMDEAGADAQALLDDPRIDAEHPPAEDALEWAREYDAPLHPDYTYLWHDLAVDDFCALADAVANAHIENGGETLVLERSETVRDALETIIVEHRQREGRLEVDDWVPLARTLGVVRDEDGELTRTWTDDDLSERARTWGDSDGADSGDDKRNSSGGANAIKAVNEVAPFTVRERAPTRIGNRMGRPEKSESRDLSPAVHTLFPIGEAGGAQRDIAKAGKHADTMSDTPGVVEIQIGRHRCGECDTETFKNRCPDCGARTEPDYRCPSCDSAIEPDEAGRVECDRCDTEATCVESREIDLNKEYRDALETVGERENAFDILKGVKGLTSADKIPEPMEKGILRAKHDVSSFKDGTVRYDMTDLPVTSVRASELDIDVGQLQALGYEEDIHGEPLVHEDQLVELKVQDIVLSDGAAEHMLKTADFIDDLLEQYYGLEPFYELGEREELVGELVFGMAPHTSAATVGRVIGFTSAAVGYAHPYFHAAKRRNCDGDEDCVMLLMDGLLNFSMSFLPDQRGGKMDAPLVMSSRIDPSEIDDEAHNIDIVSRYPREFYEATLEMADPGEVDVQIAEETLGTDEEYTGFEHTHDTSDIAMGPDLSAYKTLGSMMDKMDAQLELSRKLKAVDETDVAERVIEYHFLPDLIGNLRAFSRQETRCLDCGEKFRRMPLTETCRECGGRVNLTVHQGSVNKYMQTAIEVAEEYDCRPYTKQRLEVLEKSLESVFENDKNKQSGIEDFM; via the coding sequence ATGCGCGAGGTAGACCAGCGGTATTTCTCTCGGCTGGAATCCCAGCTCGACGAGGCGTTCGACGTCGCTGAAACCGCCAAAGAACGCGGCGCTGATCCCGAACCCGAAGTCGAGATCCCAGTCGCGAAAGACATGGCTGACCGCGTCGAAAACATCCTCGGCATCGATGGCGTCGCCGAACGCGTCCGCGAACTCGAGGGCCAGATGAGCCGCGAGGAGGCGGCCCTGGCGCTCGCGGAGGACTTCGCCGAGGGAAACGTCGGCGACTACGAGACGAAAGCGGGCAAGATCGAAGGCGCGGTCCGAACGGCGGTCGCACTGTTGACCGAAGGCGTCGTCGCCGCCCCCATCGAGGGCATCGACAAGGTCGAACTCCTCTCGAACGACGACGGCACGGAGTTCGTAAACGTCTATTACGCCGGTCCGATCCGCTCTGCGGGCGGCACCGCACAGGCGCTGTCGGTGCTGGTCGGCGACTATACGCGCGCGCTCGTCGGCATCGACCAGTACAACGCGCGTTCGGAGGAAATCGAACGCTACGCCGAGGAGATCTCGCTCTACGACAAGGAGACCGGTCTCCAGTACTCCCCGAAGGATCCGGAGACGAAGTTCATCGCGAAACACCTCCCGATCATGTTAGACGGCGAGGCGACCGGTGACGAGGAAGTGTCCGGCTTTCGGGACCTAGAGCGAGTCGACACCAACTCCGCGCGCGGTGGGATGTGTCTGGTGCTCGCGGAAGGGATCGCGCTGAAAGCGCCGAAGATCCAACGGTACACCTCCCAACTCGAGGAAATCGATTGGCCCTGGCTGCAGGACCTCATCGACGGGAACTACTACGAGAATGACGACGAAGCGGCCGCGGACGAGTCGAAAGCGGCCGACGACGGCGACGACGACGACGAGGCGGATGCCGAAGCCGCCGCCGAGGAAGACGACGCACCGCCCGAAGAAACGGGGCCTGTTCGACCTGCCCCTTCGAAGAAGTTCCTTCGGGATCTGATCGCCGGTCGCCCCGTCTTCTCCCATCCCAGCGCGAAAGGCGGTTTTCGACTGCGATACGGCCGCTCGCGTAACCACGGCTTCGCGACCGGTGGCGTCCACCCGGCGACGATGCACCTGGTCGACGACTTCCTCGCGACCGGGACGCAGATCAAGACCGAACGGCCGGGGAAAGCCCACGGCGTCGTCCCCGTCGACTCCATCGAGGGACCAACCGTCAAACTCGCCAACGGCGACGTTCGACGGATCGACGACCCCGAGGAGGCCCTCGAGATCAGAAACGGCGTCGAGGAAATCCTCGATACGGGCGAGTACCTGATCAACTACGGCGAGTTCGTCGAAAACAACCATCCGCTGGCTCCCGCCTCCTACGTCTTCGAGTGGTGGATCCAGGACATGGACGAGGCCGGCGCGGACGCCCAGGCGCTGCTCGACGACCCGCGGATCGACGCGGAGCACCCGCCCGCCGAGGACGCCCTCGAGTGGGCCCGCGAGTACGATGCGCCGTTGCACCCCGACTACACCTACCTCTGGCACGATTTGGCCGTCGACGATTTCTGTGCGCTGGCCGACGCGGTCGCGAACGCCCATATCGAGAACGGCGGCGAGACGCTCGTCCTCGAGCGCTCGGAGACGGTTCGAGACGCTCTCGAGACGATCATCGTCGAACACCGCCAGCGGGAGGGCCGACTCGAGGTCGACGACTGGGTTCCGCTCGCCCGGACGCTCGGGGTCGTCCGCGACGAAGACGGGGAGTTGACCCGGACATGGACCGACGACGACCTCTCTGAGCGAGCGCGCACGTGGGGCGACTCCGATGGGGCGGACTCCGGCGACGATAAGCGAAACTCGAGCGGCGGCGCAAACGCCATCAAGGCGGTCAACGAGGTCGCGCCGTTTACCGTCCGCGAGCGCGCTCCAACTCGAATCGGCAACCGCATGGGTCGACCCGAGAAGTCCGAAAGCCGCGACCTCAGCCCCGCGGTTCACACGCTCTTTCCCATCGGCGAGGCCGGCGGCGCACAGCGCGACATCGCCAAGGCCGGCAAACACGCCGACACGATGTCCGATACGCCCGGCGTCGTCGAGATTCAGATCGGCCGTCACCGCTGTGGGGAGTGCGATACCGAGACGTTCAAGAACCGCTGTCCGGACTGTGGCGCTCGAACCGAACCCGATTATCGCTGTCCGTCGTGTGACTCGGCGATCGAACCGGACGAAGCCGGCCGCGTCGAGTGCGACCGGTGTGACACCGAGGCGACCTGCGTCGAATCCCGCGAGATCGATCTCAACAAGGAGTACCGAGACGCTCTCGAGACGGTCGGCGAACGCGAGAACGCCTTCGACATTCTGAAGGGGGTCAAGGGGCTGACCTCCGCTGACAAAATCCCGGAACCGATGGAGAAGGGGATTCTCCGGGCGAAACACGACGTTTCCTCGTTCAAGGACGGCACCGTCCGCTACGACATGACCGACCTTCCGGTCACGTCGGTTCGGGCGAGCGAACTCGACATCGATGTCGGCCAACTGCAGGCGCTCGGCTACGAGGAGGACATCCACGGCGAACCGCTCGTCCACGAGGACCAACTGGTCGAACTCAAGGTCCAGGACATCGTCCTTTCCGACGGCGCAGCCGAGCACATGCTCAAGACGGCCGACTTCATCGACGACTTACTCGAGCAGTACTACGGTCTCGAACCCTTCTACGAACTCGGGGAACGCGAGGAGCTGGTCGGCGAACTCGTCTTCGGGATGGCTCCGCACACGAGCGCGGCAACTGTCGGGCGAGTGATTGGTTTTACGAGCGCTGCAGTCGGATACGCTCATCCGTACTTCCACGCCGCGAAACGCCGGAATTGCGACGGTGACGAAGATTGTGTAATGCTCCTCATGGACGGTCTGTTGAACTTTAGTATGAGTTTTCTGCCAGATCAACGCGGGGGGAAGATGGACGCGCCGCTCGTCATGTCCTCGAGAATCGATCCCTCCGAGATCGACGACGAGGCACACAACATCGACATCGTCTCGCGGTACCCCCGCGAGTTCTACGAGGCGACCCTCGAGATGGCAGACCCCGGTGAGGTCGACGTGCAGATTGCCGAGGAAACGCTCGGGACGGACGAGGAGTACACCGGCTTCGAGCACACCCACGATACAAGCGACATCGCGATGGGGCCCGACCTCTCGGCGTACAAGACGCTGGGGTCGATGATGGACAAGATGGACGCCCAGCTCGAGCTCTCGCGGAAGCTCAAGGCGGTCGACGAGACGGACGTCGCCGAACGGGTCATCGAGTATCACTTCCTGCCGGACCTGATCGGCAACCTCCGGGCGTTCTCTCGACAGGAGACCCGGTGTCTCGACTGCGGCGAGAAGTTCCGCCGGATGCCCCTGACCGAAACCTGCCGGGAGTGTGGCGGCCGCGTCAACCTCACCGTCCACCAGGGATCGGTGAACAAGTACATGCAAACCGCGATCGAAGTCGCCGAGGAGTACGACTGCCGGCCATACACGAAACAGCGCCTGGAGGTGCTCGAGAAATCGCTCGAGAGCGTCTTCGAGAACGATAAGAACAAGCAGTCCGGCATTGAGGACTTCATGTAA
- a CDS encoding ABC transporter ATP-binding protein — protein sequence MSTEPLLCVENLQTQFHTKSGIVRAVDGISFTVHEGEIVGLVGESGAGKSVASMSLLRLIESPGEIVGGEITYKGETIFSLEDDTDGGRREREAMLANDEIRRRIRGNEIAMIFQDPMKSLNPVFTVGGQLREFIELNRDLSGSEAETEAIRMLREVGIPDPEQRYGEYPHQFSGGMRQRVLIAMALACEPSLIIADEPTTALDVTVEGQIIDLVDDLQDRYGTSFLWVTHDMGVVAEICDRVNVMYLGEIVEQAPVDDLFYDTSHPYTAALLESMPRPDRATELEPIEGVMPEAIDPPSGCRFHPRCPDAREVCTRVHPETKTVAETEDGPHRAACVKHDVFDVGYDESVPLESGEKATVESAESSPNQPSTDGGGAHE from the coding sequence ATGAGTACCGAACCACTCCTTTGCGTCGAAAACCTGCAAACACAGTTTCACACGAAAAGCGGTATCGTCCGCGCCGTCGACGGCATCTCCTTTACGGTCCACGAGGGCGAAATCGTCGGCCTCGTCGGCGAGAGCGGTGCCGGAAAATCCGTCGCTTCGATGAGCTTGCTCCGACTCATCGAGAGTCCCGGCGAAATCGTCGGCGGCGAAATCACCTACAAGGGCGAGACGATTTTCAGCCTCGAGGACGACACCGATGGCGGCCGCCGCGAGCGCGAGGCGATGCTCGCGAACGACGAAATACGCCGGCGGATTCGCGGCAACGAGATCGCGATGATCTTTCAGGATCCGATGAAGTCGCTGAACCCCGTCTTTACCGTCGGCGGCCAGCTTCGGGAGTTCATCGAGCTGAATCGCGATCTGTCCGGAAGCGAGGCCGAGACCGAAGCGATCCGGATGCTTCGGGAGGTCGGCATCCCCGACCCCGAACAGCGCTACGGTGAGTATCCACACCAGTTTTCCGGCGGGATGCGCCAGCGCGTGTTGATCGCCATGGCGCTTGCGTGCGAGCCGAGTCTGATCATCGCCGACGAACCGACGACCGCGCTCGACGTTACCGTCGAGGGCCAGATCATCGACCTCGTCGACGACCTGCAGGATCGGTACGGCACCAGCTTCCTGTGGGTCACCCACGACATGGGCGTCGTCGCCGAAATCTGCGACCGCGTCAACGTGATGTACCTGGGGGAAATAGTCGAACAGGCTCCCGTCGACGACCTGTTCTACGACACAAGCCACCCCTACACCGCCGCCTTACTCGAGTCGATGCCCCGACCCGACCGCGCGACCGAACTCGAGCCAATCGAGGGCGTGATGCCCGAGGCGATCGACCCGCCCTCAGGCTGTCGGTTTCATCCCCGCTGTCCCGACGCTCGAGAAGTCTGTACGCGCGTTCACCCGGAGACGAAGACCGTCGCCGAAACCGAAGACGGTCCGCATCGAGCCGCGTGCGTGAAACACGACGTGTTCGACGTCGGCTACGACGAGAGCGTGCCGCTCGAGTCGGGCGAGAAAGCGACCGTCGAGTCGGCGGAATCGAGCCCGAACCAGCCCTCGACCGACGGGGGTGGGGCTCATGAGTGA
- a CDS encoding ABC transporter permease: protein MGLLRYTIYRLLQAIPVLLGISIITFVLVNLAPGDPVSLMLQGQQADEQLIRSIEQRYGLDQPMHVRYWNYMTGLVQGDLGYSIHRDRPVSALLGERVGPTLLLVLSGYLFAIGTAIPLGVLAAKRRNKPADHVSRIVALVGVSTPSFWIGIMLIIVFAVNLGVLPSAGLVYPWRPPSAAGHSGHIEHYYQTIRHLLLPMIALGTLQMATLMRVERTQMIESLQEEYVRLARAYGVPERTILRKHAFRSAQLPIITIIGLNLSTALGGAVLIETVFAINGIGRLFIESIQQLDYQLVMGITLVLGFMFVIGVIITDISYAYIDPRVTYGERD, encoded by the coding sequence ATGGGACTGCTCCGATACACGATTTATCGATTGTTGCAGGCGATTCCCGTCCTGCTCGGGATTTCCATTATCACTTTCGTGCTGGTGAACCTCGCGCCCGGCGATCCGGTTAGTCTCATGTTACAGGGCCAGCAGGCGGACGAGCAACTCATTCGGTCGATCGAACAACGCTACGGCCTCGATCAGCCGATGCACGTCCGCTACTGGAACTACATGACCGGGCTGGTACAGGGCGATCTCGGCTACAGCATTCACCGCGATCGACCGGTCTCGGCGCTTCTGGGAGAGCGCGTCGGCCCGACCTTACTTTTGGTCCTCTCGGGATACTTGTTCGCGATCGGGACCGCGATTCCGCTCGGCGTCCTGGCCGCAAAGCGTCGGAACAAACCGGCGGATCACGTCTCGCGGATCGTCGCGCTCGTCGGCGTCTCGACGCCCTCGTTCTGGATCGGCATCATGCTCATCATCGTGTTCGCGGTCAACCTCGGCGTGTTACCCTCCGCGGGGTTGGTCTACCCGTGGCGGCCGCCGTCGGCCGCCGGCCACAGCGGTCACATCGAGCACTACTACCAGACGATCAGACACCTGCTGTTGCCGATGATCGCGCTGGGAACCCTGCAGATGGCGACGCTGATGCGCGTCGAGCGCACGCAGATGATCGAATCGCTCCAGGAGGAGTACGTCAGGCTGGCGCGGGCCTACGGCGTCCCCGAGCGGACGATCCTCCGCAAACACGCGTTCCGATCAGCCCAGTTGCCGATCATCACGATCATCGGACTCAACCTCTCGACGGCGCTGGGGGGTGCGGTCCTCATCGAGACCGTCTTCGCGATCAACGGCATCGGCCGACTGTTCATCGAGTCGATCCAGCAACTCGATTACCAGCTCGTGATGGGGATCACGCTCGTGCTCGGGTTCATGTTCGTGATCGGCGTGATCATCACCGACATCTCCTACGCCTACATCGACCCGCGAGTGACCTACGGGGAGCGTGACTGA
- a CDS encoding DUF7130 family rubredoxin-like protein, protein MADDTTRLGFGTNVYAEDGTKVGRIRGFDENGFYVTLREGIEGMSVEHVRSGKEFGEAELMWRCQVCGEMGKLDQDIPDTCPSCGTSKEDIYYWTED, encoded by the coding sequence ATGGCCGACGACACGACACGCCTCGGATTCGGAACGAACGTGTACGCCGAGGACGGGACCAAGGTCGGACGGATCCGCGGATTCGATGAGAACGGGTTCTACGTCACGCTCCGGGAAGGTATCGAGGGAATGAGCGTCGAACACGTCCGTTCGGGCAAGGAGTTCGGAGAAGCGGAACTCATGTGGCGCTGTCAGGTGTGCGGCGAGATGGGCAAACTCGACCAGGACATCCCCGATACCTGTCCATCGTGTGGCACCAGCAAGGAGGATATCTACTACTGGACCGAAGACTGA
- a CDS encoding PPC domain-containing DNA-binding protein: MNYREVETESEYVARLETGADWRAEIESLAADVDAGAAWFTALGAVQDAELAFYDQDDLEYYTIDADEPLEVASCVGNVAWLNDERFAHTHVVLSDADGETISGHLNSATVWAGEVYMRVFEDDLEREYDETTALDLWL, encoded by the coding sequence ATGAACTACAGGGAAGTCGAAACCGAATCCGAGTACGTCGCCCGCCTCGAGACGGGCGCGGATTGGCGCGCGGAGATCGAGTCGCTGGCGGCCGACGTCGACGCCGGCGCGGCGTGGTTTACCGCGCTGGGTGCCGTCCAGGACGCCGAACTGGCCTTCTACGATCAGGACGACCTCGAGTACTACACGATCGACGCCGACGAACCGCTCGAGGTCGCAAGCTGCGTCGGCAACGTCGCCTGGCTGAACGACGAGCGGTTCGCACACACCCACGTCGTGCTCTCGGACGCCGACGGCGAGACGATCTCCGGGCACCTGAACTCGGCGACGGTCTGGGCCGGGGAAGTGTACATGCGCGTCTTCGAGGACGACTTAGAGCGCGAATACGACGAGACGACCGCTCTCGATCTCTGGCTCTGA
- a CDS encoding ABC transporter permease has translation MATTESQLEDGSAGSTVEARVGWRHTLKRIHADATARFGLYVVAIVLFAAAFAAVDSNLSSLTFGTASNYTFAEALPIFDHPTRIPPPGEANPNQPPAFLAEGSLANPLGTDPQGRDYFTRVFYGSQVSVSVGLASTAIGLGGGTIIGAVSGFYGGKIDDVLMRSVETLYAIPPLVLIIVFIVFLSGGSPDIRYAVVGVGLTFVPVFARIIRSEVLSVREMDYIEAARAAGVKDRHIIRRHVIPNSFAPVMVYATLQIGVTILIVAGLSFLGYGAQPPTPDWGEMLRIAHGRYMHSNIWLSIWPGLAILVTIMGFNLFGDGLQDALDPRLED, from the coding sequence ATGGCAACGACTGAATCACAACTCGAGGACGGCTCCGCCGGCAGCACCGTCGAGGCGCGAGTGGGGTGGCGACACACCCTCAAACGAATCCACGCCGACGCGACGGCCCGGTTCGGACTCTACGTCGTCGCGATCGTCCTGTTCGCTGCGGCGTTCGCGGCGGTCGATAGCAACCTCTCGAGTCTCACCTTCGGCACCGCGTCGAACTACACGTTCGCCGAGGCGCTACCGATCTTCGACCACCCGACGCGGATACCGCCGCCCGGCGAGGCTAACCCGAACCAACCGCCCGCGTTTCTCGCCGAGGGATCGCTGGCGAACCCTCTCGGAACGGATCCGCAGGGCCGTGACTACTTCACGCGGGTGTTTTACGGCTCGCAGGTCTCCGTCAGCGTCGGGTTGGCCTCGACCGCCATCGGGCTCGGTGGCGGCACGATAATCGGCGCGGTGTCGGGGTTCTACGGCGGGAAGATCGACGACGTGCTGATGCGAAGCGTCGAGACGCTGTACGCGATTCCGCCGCTCGTGCTCATCATCGTCTTCATCGTGTTCCTCAGCGGGGGAAGCCCGGACATCCGCTACGCCGTCGTCGGCGTCGGCCTGACGTTCGTCCCGGTGTTCGCCCGGATCATCCGCAGCGAGGTGTTATCGGTCCGGGAGATGGACTACATCGAGGCGGCGCGTGCGGCCGGCGTCAAAGACCGCCACATCATCCGCAGACACGTCATCCCGAACAGCTTCGCGCCCGTGATGGTGTACGCGACGCTCCAGATCGGCGTCACGATCCTGATCGTGGCCGGGCTCTCCTTTCTGGGCTACGGCGCACAGCCGCCGACGCCGGACTGGGGCGAGATGCTTCGAATCGCCCACGGGCGATACATGCACTCGAACATCTGGCTCTCGATCTGGCCGGGGCTGGCTATCCTCGTCACGATCATGGGGTTCAACCTGTTCGGCGACGGCCTGCAGGACGCGCTGGATCCGCGACTCGAGGACTGA
- a CDS encoding ABC transporter ATP-binding protein, whose amino-acid sequence MSDAEDPAVGGDGSSSTGLEGTENTHGEPLIEVDGLRTYFSADSGLLAGLSFEPDRFPPVSLGTDDVKAVDDVSFEIRAGETLGLVGESGCGKSTLGRTILRLIDPTAGTIRFRGDDLAALSGEQLRQKRSEIQMIFQDPQSSLDPRMKVGQIIEEPMRAHDMFDEEGRRTRAKALLEKVGLDPRHYNRHPHAFSGGQRQRINLARALSVDPDFIVCDEPVSSLDVSIQAQVLNTMAELQEEFGLTYLFIAHDLSVIRHISDRVAVMYLGHIVELAEKTELFENPQHPYTKALLESIPVPDPRETGARGVLEGEVPSPVDPPSGCRFRTRCPKLIAPETDAFSVQEWEATRAFMRAVKRRTFEPSSESAIRARFFEEATPQGEAGKIVDEAIRLVATDRDGPDEGDPDGTRTGWDEATDLLLENFAERSICARERPRYEFEAEHGDETHFAACHLHR is encoded by the coding sequence ATGAGTGACGCCGAGGATCCCGCCGTGGGCGGTGACGGATCGTCGAGTACGGGTCTCGAGGGGACCGAGAACACCCACGGAGAGCCCCTGATCGAGGTCGACGGGCTCCGGACGTACTTCAGCGCGGATTCGGGGCTGCTCGCGGGGCTCAGTTTCGAGCCGGATCGGTTTCCGCCGGTGAGTCTGGGAACCGACGACGTGAAAGCCGTCGACGATGTCTCCTTCGAGATCAGAGCGGGCGAGACGCTCGGGCTCGTCGGCGAGAGCGGGTGCGGAAAGAGTACGCTCGGCCGAACGATCCTTCGACTGATCGACCCGACGGCGGGGACGATCAGGTTCCGGGGCGACGATCTGGCGGCGCTGAGCGGCGAGCAACTCCGACAGAAGCGCTCGGAGATCCAGATGATCTTCCAGGATCCCCAGTCCTCGCTCGACCCGCGGATGAAAGTCGGACAGATCATCGAGGAGCCGATGCGAGCCCACGACATGTTCGACGAGGAGGGCCGGCGGACTCGAGCGAAAGCGCTCCTCGAGAAGGTGGGGCTCGATCCGCGCCACTACAACAGACACCCCCACGCCTTTTCCGGCGGCCAGCGCCAGCGAATTAATCTGGCTCGAGCGCTGTCGGTCGATCCCGACTTCATCGTCTGTGACGAACCCGTCTCGTCGCTCGACGTTTCGATCCAGGCCCAGGTGCTGAACACGATGGCGGAACTCCAAGAGGAGTTCGGCCTGACCTACCTCTTTATCGCCCACGACCTCTCTGTGATCCGGCACATCTCCGACCGCGTGGCGGTGATGTACCTCGGCCACATCGTCGAACTCGCCGAGAAGACGGAGCTGTTCGAGAATCCCCAACACCCCTACACGAAGGCGCTGCTCGAGTCGATCCCTGTCCCCGATCCGCGGGAGACCGGCGCTCGAGGGGTGCTCGAGGGCGAGGTTCCGAGCCCGGTCGATCCCCCATCCGGTTGTCGATTCCGGACGCGGTGTCCGAAGCTGATCGCCCCCGAGACGGACGCGTTTTCGGTTCAGGAGTGGGAGGCGACGCGAGCGTTCATGCGCGCGGTCAAGCGCCGGACGTTCGAGCCCTCGAGCGAGTCCGCGATTCGGGCCCGGTTTTTCGAGGAGGCTACACCGCAGGGTGAAGCGGGCAAAATCGTCGACGAGGCGATCCGACTCGTCGCGACGGATCGAGACGGCCCCGACGAGGGCGATCCGGACGGGACGCGAACCGGATGGGACGAGGCGACCGACCTCCTGCTCGAGAACTTCGCCGAGCGGAGCATCTGCGCCCGCGAGCGCC